The genomic region TTTGACTGTTGAAAAGCTTACATACTGGATGGAAAAATATCCTTACAGTGTAAAAGAACCGAAGATTGTCGGTCTGATAATGGCAGGGAATATACCATTGGTTGGATTTCATGATTTTCTTACTGTTTTAATGAGTGGTCATAAGGTGAAGGCTAAGCTATCGTCGAACGATAAGCAGTTTTTTCCTATGATAGCCGCTTTGTTGAAGGATGAGAATCCCGATTTTGTTGATAAGATAGAGTTTACAAACGATAAATTAGAGGGGTTTGATGCTGTTGTAGCTACAGGGAGCAATAATACCGCACGTTACTTTAATCATTACTTTAAAGATTATCCATCAATAATACGCCAGAACAGAAACTCTGTGGCAGTATTGTCGGGAGATGAAAGTGAAGAGGAGTTAAAGGCATTAGGAGAAGATATATTCAGATATTTTGGATTAGGTTGCCGTAGTGTTTCAAAACTATTTGTTCCAAAAGGATATGATTTTGATAAAATATTTAAGTCAATATACAGTTATAAAGATATAATCAATCACGCCAAATACGCAAATAACTATGATTATAACAAGGCCGTATATTTAATGAGTAAATTTAAGTTGGTTGAAAATGGTTTTTTTATGCTTAAAGAAGAGGTAGGCTATGGAAGCCCTATTGCAACTTTATTTTACGAATATTACGACAGTATAGAAATGCTTAAAAACAGATTGTTGCTTGATGAAGAAATGATTCAATGCGTAGTAGGGAACAGTAATTCTGTGGAGGGAGAAGTAGCTTTTGGACAGTCTCAGCACCCGGCATTGTATGAATATGCTGATGGTGTAGACACAATGGACTTTTTATTGAAATTATAGATGTAATTTATTGATAATTGCAAATTACATAGTATTAAATGAATAGAACTTAATTAATGAAGAAATTAATAACAATTATTACAGTACTTTTTATTGTAGGGCTAGGTATAGGAGGATATTTGTATTCGATAGTATATATGTCGAATGTGTCTATACCCGGTTCAGAAAAAGCATATGTTTATATTAGAAATAATGCCGGGTTTGAAGAGGTACTTGATTCATTGGATGTTTATCTGGACGATGTTTCCTCTTTCGAAAGAGTTGCAAAATTGAAAAAATATCCCGAATTAATAAGAACAGGAAAATTCGAAATAAAAAATAATTGGTCGAATAACGATTTGGTAAATCACCTGCGATCAGGAAATCAAGCCGAAGTAAAATTAGTTTTCAATAATGCAGATTCAGTTGAGGAATTGGCAGGCAAGATCAGTAAACAAATAGAAGCAGATTCGACAGATATTGTTAACTATATATTTGATCCGGCTTTTTTGAAAGAAAATAAGTTTACAAACGAAACAGTAGGGTCGTTATTTATTCCTAATACTTATTTTGTGTACTGGAATACTGATGCTGAAACTTTCACATTAAGAATGTTGAAAGAGTATCGTAAATTCTGGAATGAAGATAGACTGGCTAAAGCAAAAAAAATAGGGTTAAAACCATCACAGGTAAGTACATTAGCTTCTATTGTGCAGAAAGAAACGGTAAAACGTGACGAAAGAAGAACAGTAGCCGGGCTTTACATGAACAGACTTAATAATAACTGGAAATTAGAATCAGATCCAACAGTTATTTTTGCTCTAAAAAAACAGGCAGGTTTTAAAATAGAAGTTAGAAGAGTACTCTATAAAGATTTAAAGGTTGATTCTCCGTATAACACATATATGAATAGCGGATTACCTCCGGGACCAATTACTATACCTGAGATAGATGCAATAGATGCTGTGCTTAATTACGGTGAAAATGCGTATTTTTTCATGTGTGCAAATCCGGAAAGAATGGGATACCATTCTTTCGCTAAAAGCCTTAGACAGCATAATAGAAATGCCAGGAAGTATGCACATTGGCTAAACCAGCAAAACATAAAGAGATAGATGCAAAGAAGCCTGATCTATTTAATTATACTATTCATTTTTATAGCTCATAATGAATCGTCGGCACAAAGTTTTTATGAAAAGAGTGATACTCTCAATGTAAAAAGACGAAATTTTGTAGTTGGAAGTACTATTGGTGTTGGTAGCTTAACTGTTAGCGGGCTATATCAATTATGGTATAAAGATTATCCCCAAAGTGATTTTCATTTTATAAACGATAACCAGGCCTGGTTGTACATGGATAAATTTGGACACGCAACAACCGCATATTGGTTTGGAAGTATGGGTATGAAATCATTCAGGTGGTCGGGTATGAGCGAAAGAAATGCTATTTGGTGGGGAGGTAGTGTAGGCCTTATATTTTTAACTACGGTAGAGATTTTTGACGGTTTTTCGGAACAATGGGGTGCCTCTGCCGGTGATGTTGTCGCAAATATTTCTGGAACTGCTTTATTAATAGGTCAGGAATTAATCTGGAATGAGCAGCGTGTAGAATTAAAGTTCTCATATTCACCAAGCCCATATGCAGATCAAAGTCCCGAATTATTAGGTAAAACACCTGTTCAGTCTATAATAAAAGATTATAACGGACAAACATATTGGTTGTCGGTAAACCCATGGTCATTTGCAAAAGAAAGTAGTTTTCCAAAATGGCTAAGTGTGTCTATGGGCTATGGAGCCGAGGGTATGCTTAGTGGAAGTAAAGAAATTCCCGAAGGTAGTTACTCTAAGTTTCTGTTAAGTTTAGATTTAAAACTTTCCAATATCAACACAGGTTCAAGGTTTTGGAATACATTTTTTGACGCAATTAACGTAATAAAAGTACCTTTTCCCGCTCTGGAATATAATACCAAAGGTAATTTTGAGCTCCATCCTATATATTTTTAGATAAAAATGTAAGTTTTTTTAGGTGACTTAAATCTGTGATTTCACCAGTGAAAGCTTGCCTTGTAGGATTAGTGTATTGTTGAATAAGAAAAAGATTACATAATTTATCAGTGTATTTTTGCTAATTAATTGAAAATCAATTAAATTTAATATAGCAAAAATACACTATGAGACTTTTATTAATAAGCGCTGTAACCTTTGGTTCAGTTTTTTTTTCCCTTTGGATTAACGTCAAATCAATATTTGATACCGAAAAGGAAGAAGAAACTGACTTGGTTATAGTGTCAGAAATAAGTAGCAGGCCTGTGCATATTGACGAAAAATATGCAAATATGCTGGTGCTTATTCCTAAAAATGATAAGCTTAAGTGTTTAAGTCCGATTTTGACTAAAGATTTTGTTGGTTTTAAGGAAGCTATTGGGTTCAGAGAATCATCAGGTAAATATGATAATGTTAGTAAATTCGGTTACTTTGGAAAATATCAGTTTGGAAAATGTGCTATGAGTGATTTGGGGATTTATGATGCTGAGGCATTTTTAAAGTCCGCTAAATTGCAGGAGGAGGCTTTTGTAGCACTTTGTTCTTTGAATAAATATAAGTTAAGAAATTACCTGGCAATATATGATGGTAAAACTATAAACGGAATTGAACTTACAGAGTCCGGCATGCTGGCAGCATCACATTTACTAGGTCCCGGAGCAGTTATAGCGTTTATTAAATCTGACGGGAAAAATGTAGGAAAAGATGGTTTAGGAACTTCATTGCTTGAGTATTTAGAAGTATTTAAGGATTATGATACTTCAGTAATTACGGCGAGTAGTAAAATTACGTTAAGAGTATCTTAGAAATGCTACAATATTAATTGAAGCCACCCATTTTGGTGGTTTTTTTATTTAGGATAAATGGTAAAGTAATGGAAAGATTTGTTATAGATCATTTAGGTAGGCAGTTAAATGTTAATTATCCTCCAAAGAGAATAATTTCGACAGTACCATCACAAACTGAATTATTAGCAGACTTAGGTTTAGAAAAGGAGGTAGTAGGAATTACCAGATTTTGTACATATCCGGAAGACTGGAAAAAAAGTAAAGAAATAATCGGTGGAACAAAGCGCCTTGATTTTAATAAAATATCAGATTTAGCACCTGATTTGATAATTGGCAATAAAGAGGAAAATGTAAAACCACAGGTGGAGAAAATCGCTGAAAAGTTTCCTTTTTGGATAAGTGATGTTCAATCTTTTGAGGATAATCAGAAATTGATTAG from Bacteroidota bacterium harbors:
- a CDS encoding acyl-CoA reductase, coding for MNRNNRIDAFAKLGEFLGQFKISGNQKKDLAINAKYFDEFESQINKAVHYNGWFTKDNVLFAFEEWSNLLTVEKLTYWMEKYPYSVKEPKIVGLIMAGNIPLVGFHDFLTVLMSGHKVKAKLSSNDKQFFPMIAALLKDENPDFVDKIEFTNDKLEGFDAVVATGSNNTARYFNHYFKDYPSIIRQNRNSVAVLSGDESEEELKALGEDIFRYFGLGCRSVSKLFVPKGYDFDKIFKSIYSYKDIINHAKYANNYDYNKAVYLMSKFKLVENGFFMLKEEVGYGSPIATLFYEYYDSIEMLKNRLLLDEEMIQCVVGNSNSVEGEVAFGQSQHPALYEYADGVDTMDFLLKL
- a CDS encoding DUF2279 domain-containing protein, coding for MQRSLIYLIILFIFIAHNESSAQSFYEKSDTLNVKRRNFVVGSTIGVGSLTVSGLYQLWYKDYPQSDFHFINDNQAWLYMDKFGHATTAYWFGSMGMKSFRWSGMSERNAIWWGGSVGLIFLTTVEIFDGFSEQWGASAGDVVANISGTALLIGQELIWNEQRVELKFSYSPSPYADQSPELLGKTPVQSIIKDYNGQTYWLSVNPWSFAKESSFPKWLSVSMGYGAEGMLSGSKEIPEGSYSKFLLSLDLKLSNINTGSRFWNTFFDAINVIKVPFPALEYNTKGNFELHPIYF
- the mltG gene encoding endolytic transglycosylase MltG; this translates as MKKLITIITVLFIVGLGIGGYLYSIVYMSNVSIPGSEKAYVYIRNNAGFEEVLDSLDVYLDDVSSFERVAKLKKYPELIRTGKFEIKNNWSNNDLVNHLRSGNQAEVKLVFNNADSVEELAGKISKQIEADSTDIVNYIFDPAFLKENKFTNETVGSLFIPNTYFVYWNTDAETFTLRMLKEYRKFWNEDRLAKAKKIGLKPSQVSTLASIVQKETVKRDERRTVAGLYMNRLNNNWKLESDPTVIFALKKQAGFKIEVRRVLYKDLKVDSPYNTYMNSGLPPGPITIPEIDAIDAVLNYGENAYFFMCANPERMGYHSFAKSLRQHNRNARKYAHWLNQQNIKR
- a CDS encoding peptidoglycan-binding protein LysM, with protein sequence MRLLLISAVTFGSVFFSLWINVKSIFDTEKEEETDLVIVSEISSRPVHIDEKYANMLVLIPKNDKLKCLSPILTKDFVGFKEAIGFRESSGKYDNVSKFGYFGKYQFGKCAMSDLGIYDAEAFLKSAKLQEEAFVALCSLNKYKLRNYLAIYDGKTINGIELTESGMLAASHLLGPGAVIAFIKSDGKNVGKDGLGTSLLEYLEVFKDYDTSVITASSKITLRVS